A window from Dromaius novaehollandiae isolate bDroNov1 chromosome 1, bDroNov1.hap1, whole genome shotgun sequence encodes these proteins:
- the HYAL4 gene encoding LOW QUALITY PROTEIN: hyaluronidase-4 (The sequence of the model RefSeq protein was modified relative to this genomic sequence to represent the inferred CDS: inserted 2 bases in 1 codon) has translation MAWLCITFIQTSSLALKPARPPVFQRKPFIAAWXALTDLCSLRYNIILNLKMFHIIGSPLATARGQKVTVFYFNRLGYYPWYTSQEIPVNGGLPQNFSLQTHLEKAGHDINYYIPAKDFNGLAVIAWEYWRPQWARNWDTKDDYRRKPRKLTSELQGNISANDVEHLARLSFEKSAKAFMKETIALGMKSTPKGLWGYYLYSDCHNYNFHDQNYSGSCPKSEVLRNNELFWLWDSSAALYPSIGIKKSLGNSQNILHFSQFRVSESITISSMTSQDYALPVFVYTRLGYRDEPLLFLSMQDLISTIGESAALGAAGIVIWGDMNLTSSESNCTKVQQFLGSALEPYIISVTTAAEVYSRHLCQDNGRCVRRTWKAQEYLHLNPKNFRIEASEDQGFIVRGEASNEDLEIMSKKFVCHCYQGYEGTDCTEAKVADEHPGGSADSVLHGRFSVICLLSLPLISMF, from the exons ATGGCATGGCTGTGCATAACATTCATTCAGACTTCTTCCCTTGCTCTGAAACCAGCCCGACCACCAGTTTTCCAGAGAAAACCTTTTATAGCTGCCTG CGCTCTGACAGACCTGTGCTCCCTGAGATACAACATAATACTGAACTTGAAAATGTTCCATATAATTGGAAGCCCATTAGCTACAGCAAGAGGACAGAAAGTGAccgtattttattttaataggcTTGGCTATTATCCTTGGTACACATCACAGGAAATCCCTGTTAACGGTGGCCTACCGCAGAACTTCAGTCTGCAAACGCATCTGGAAAAAGCTGGCCATGACATTAACTATTACATCCCAGCCAAGGACTTCAATGGATTAGCTGTTATAGCCTGGGAGTACTGGAGGCCTCAGTGGGCTCGCAACTGGGACACAAAAGATGATTACAGAAGAAAGCCCAGGAAACTTACTTCTGAATTGCAAGGGAATATTTCAGCAAATGATGTTGAGCATTTAGCCAgactttcctttgaaaagagtGCAAAAGCTTTTATGAAGGAAACAATTGCATTAGGAATGAAAAGCACACCAAAGGGCCTGTGGGGATACTATTTATACTCTGACTGTCACAATTACAATTTCCATGATCAGAACTACAGTGGTTCCTGCCCAAAGAGTGAAGTTTTGAGGAACAATGAACTTTTCTGGCTCTGGGATAGCAGTGCAGCCCTGTATCCTTCCATTGGCATTAAGAAATCCCTTGGAAACAGTCAAAACATTTTGCACTTTTCTCAGTTTAGGGTGAGTGAATCCATAACGATTTCCTCCATGACATCTCAAGATTATGCTTTGCCTGTATTTGTGTACACTCGACTAGGTTATAGAGATGAACCTTTATTATTTCTGTCTATG CAAGATCTTATTAGCACTATTGGAGAAAGTGCTGCCTTGGGAGCTGCAGGCATTGTTATTTGGGGAGATATGAATTTAACTTCTTCAGAG AGCAACTGCACAAAAGTGCAACAATTCCTTGGTTCGGCATTAGAGCCCTACATTATCAGTGTAACAACAGCTGCTGAAGTGTACAGTAGGCATCTTTGTCAGGACAACGGAAGATGTGTACGAAGAACCTGGAAAGCCCAGGAGTATTTACATTTGAATCCTAAGAATTTCAGGATAGAAGCCTCAGAGGACCAAGGATTTATTGTGAGAGGAGAAGCATCAAATGAAGATCTGGAAATAATGTCAAAGAAATTTGTCTGCCATTGCTATCAAGGTTATGAAGGAACTGACTGTACAGAAGCTAAAGTAGCTGATGAACATCCAGGGGGTTCTGCAGATTCTGTCTTACACGGAAGGTTTTCAGtgatctgcttgctttctttgcctttgattAGCATGTTCTAA